Proteins from a genomic interval of Cucumis melo cultivar AY chromosome 7, USDA_Cmelo_AY_1.0, whole genome shotgun sequence:
- the LOC103493636 gene encoding homeobox-leucine zipper protein HAT9-like, which produces MDSDCNTGLLLGLGRVSGDDINDSVRSGVAGVNKKKLQVLKFDDDILPSLTLGLSFVVETATEEGCSGSPVSSFSNSSGFKRERAAGEDVAETEECMKVGEEDEDGSPRKKLRLTKQQSAILEDNFKEHSSLSPKQKQDLARQLNLRPRQVEVWFQNRRARTKLKQTEMDCELLKKCCEKLKEENTRLQKELQEIKSLKLTPPPFCMQLQAATLTVCPSCESSICGGGSSGGDASPANNFSIGSKPQFLKFPFNHPSAACN; this is translated from the exons ATGGATTCAGATTGCAACACGGGGCTTCTTCTTGGCCTAGGGAGGGTTTCCGGAGACGATATTAATGATTCTGTGCGGTCCGGTGTAGCCGGTGTTAATAAGAAGAAGCTGCAGGTTTTGAAGTTCGATGATGATATTTTGCCTTCTTTGACGCTTGGATTGTCGTTTGTTGTCGAGACTGCGACGGAGGAGGGATGTTCGGGTAGTCCGGTTTCGTCGTTTTCCAACTCGTCGGGGTTTAAGAGGGAACGCGCTGCTGGCGAGGATGTGGCGGAGACGGAGGAGTGTATGAAAGTGGgtgaggaagatgaagatggAAGTCCGAGGAAGAAACTTAGATTAACAAAACAACAGTCCGCCATTTTAGAGGACAATTTCAAAGAACACTCGAGTCTTAGTCct AAGCAAAAGCAGGATTTGGCTAGGCAATTAAACCTAAGGCCAAGACAAGTGGAAGTATGGTTTCAAAACAGAAGAGCCAG AACCAAGCTGAAGCAAACAGAAATGGATTGTGAATTACTGAAGAAATGCTGTGAAAAGctaaaagaagaaaacacaAGGCTTCAAAAGGAACTTCAAGAAATTAAATCACTCAAACTAACGCCTCCACCGTTCTGCATGCAACTACAAGCCGCCACTCTCACCGTTTGCCCTTCATGTGAGAGCTCCATTTGTGGCGGCGGCAGCAGCGGCGGTGATGCATCTCCGGCCAATAACTTCTCAATTGGGTCAAAGCCTCAATTTCTCAAGTTCCCATTTAACCATCCATCGGCGGCTTGTAATTAG